GGCCCCAGCCCCACCGAACCGGGTTTTACCCGGCTTCAGCCGCCGCCCGGCACCATCGGATCGTCAGGCGGCCGGCCGTGGGAACCGGGGGCCACGGCGCGGGGGGTGCCAGTGGACGGCGGCCGTCCGACATCGGAGACCCGCCGAACGGGTCGTCCGCGGCCGGGGCGGCGTGGTCTGCCATGGCGGGCCGGCCGGCGAACCGGACGCCACCCGTCGAACGTCGGCCTCCGCCTGAAGCCTGGCGTTCGGTGCGTCAAGCCCCCCAACGCCTCCGCGGGGGTGCTGCCGCCCGGCAGCACCCCCGCGGAGGCGAGAAGTGACGCTTGGGTCAAGCGGGCAGGTTCACCAGCTCCGCCAGCCGGGCCCGGTGCTTCCCCGGAGTCCCCAACGCCAGCTCGTCCGCCTTCGCGCGCTTCAGGTACAGGTGGGCCGGGTGCTCCCACGTCATCCCGATGCCGCCGTGCAGCTGGATCGCCTCCTCCGTCGCGTGGACCGCGATCGGCGAGACCCGCGCCTGCGCGACCGCCACCGCGATCGGCACGTCGGTGCCCGTCGCCAGCGAGTCCGCCGCGTAGCGCGCCGCCGCCCGGGCCAGCACCAGGTCCGTGTACAGGTTCGCCAGGCGGTGCTTCAGCGACTGGAACCCGCCCACCGGACGGCCGAACTGGTACCGGCCCTTCAGGTACGAAACCGTCTCGGTCAGCGCCCATTCGGCGACGCCGGTCTGCTCCGAAGCCAGGATCCCCGCGCCGGACAGCAGCGCTTCCTCCAGCGCCGAAGCCGCGTCCGGTCCCGAGGCCACCAGGACCGCCGGCGCGTTGTCGAGCACCACGTCGGCCACCCGGCGCGTCAGGTCGAACGACACCAGCTCGGTCACCGTCGCCGCCGAGGCTTCGACCACGTACAGGCCCGGCCCGTCCGGGCCCGCGGCCGGGACGACCAGCAGGTCCGCCACCGACGCGTCGGCGACCGTGCCCACCCGGCCGGACAGCTTGCCGTCGGCCGAAACGGTCACCGACGACGGGAAGCCCGCGCCCGGCGCCGTCGACAACGGCACGGCCAGCGCGCCGATCGCCGATCCCGCCGCCAGCCGGCGGACGAAGCCGCCCGCGCCCGCGCGGACCAGCGCCGTCGTCGCCAGCACGACGCTGCCCAGGAACGGCACCGGTGCGACGCTCCGGCCCAGTTCCTCGGCCACCACGGCGACCTCGCGGGCCGACGCGCCGTGCCCGCCCAGCTCCTCGGGCACCGCCAGCCCGGCCACGCCGACCTCGTCGGCCAGCGTGCGCCACAGCTTCAGGTCGTAACCCTCGGCCGTTTCGACGCGCGCCAGCAGCGCCTCGGGAGTGGCCTTCGCCTTGAGCAGGTCCCGGACGGAGGCTCGCAGATCTTCCTCGACGTCGGAATACAGCAGGTCGGTCATCGGGGGAGGTCCTTCCAGGCGACGTCCTTGTCGACGCGCGGCTCCGAGGGCAGCCCCAGCACGCGCTCGGCGATGATGTTGCGCAGGACCTCCGAGGTGCCGCCCTCGATGGAGTTCCCCTTCGCGCGCAGGTAGCGGTAGCCGGCTTCGCGGCCGGTGAAGTCGACGATCGCCGGGCGCCGGAACGTCCAGTCGTCGTACGCCAGGCCCTCTTCGCCGAGCAGCTCGACCTCCAGGCCGGTGAGCGCCTGGTTCAGCTCCGAGAACGCGACCTTCATGGCCGAGCCCTCCGGCCCGGGCGCGCCCGCGGTCAGCTGCTGGCGCAGCCGGGTGCCGGCCAGCCGCAGCGTCTCGGCCTCGACCCAGCGCTGCACGAGCCGGTCACGCAGCTCCGGCGTGCGCAGCTCGGGCCGCTCGCGCCAGGTCTTCGTGACGATGCCGATCAGCCCGCCTTCGCGCGGCTGCACGTGCCCGCCGATCGCGACGCGCTCGTTCATCAACGTGGTCTGCGCGACCTTCCAGCCCTCGCCGACCGCGCCGAGGCGCTGGGTGTCCGGGATCCGGACCTCGGTCAGGAACACCTCGTTGAACTCGGCCTCGCCGGTGATCTGGCGCAGCGGCCGGACCTCGACGCCCGGGGCGGTCATGTCGCACAGGAAGTACGTCATGCCCTGGTGCTTCGGCACGTCCGGGTCGGTGCGGGTGACCAGGATCGCCCACTGCGACTCGTGCGCGCCCGACGTCCACACCTTCTGGCCGGTGACGATCCAGTCGTCGCCGTCGCGCACCGCCCGCGTGCCCAGCGCCGCGAGGTCGGAGCCGGCGCCCGGCTCGGAGAACAGCTGGCACCACACCTCTTCGCCGGTCCACAGTGGACGCAGGAAGCGCTCGTGCTGCTCCGGCGTGCCGAACGCGAGGATGGTCGGCGCGGCCATGCCGAGGCCGATGCCGATCCGGCGCGGGTTGTTGTCCGGCGCGCCCGCTTCGGTGAAGACAGCGTCCACAACGGACTGCAGCGCGCGCGGCGCGTTCTGCCCGCCGAGGCCGGCGGGGAAGTGGATCCACGCGAGGCCGGCGTCGAACCGGGCCCGCAGGAAGTCCATGCGGTCGGTCGACGCGGGGTCGTGCGAGGCGAGGAACTCGGTCGCCTGGCGGGTCAGGTCTTCGGCCGTGACAGTCACTTCGCGCCCTCCGAGAGGTACTTCTTCAGCTCACGCCGGGCCAGCGACCGCTTGTGGACCTCGTCCGGCCCGTCGGCCAGGCGCAGCGTGCGGTTCCCGGCCCACATCGCGGCCAGCGGGAAGTCCTGGCTGACGCCGCCCGCGCCGTGCACCTGGACGGCCTTGTCGAGGATCCACTCGACGGTGATCGGCGTCGAGATCTTGATCGCCTGGATCTCGGTGTGCGCGCCCTGGTTGCCGACGGTGTCCATCAGCCACGCCGTCTTGAGCACGAGCAGCCGCTGCTGCTCGATCTTCACGCGCGACTCGGCGATCCAGTCCTGCACGACGCCCTGCTGCGCGATCGGCTTGCCGAACGCCTCGCGCGAGATCGCCCGGCGGCACATCAGCTCCAGCGCGCGCTCGGCCATGCCGATGGCGCGCATGCAGTGGTGGATGCGGCCCGGGCCGAGCCGGGCCTGGGCGATCGCGAAGCCGTCGCCCTCACCGGCGATCAGGTTCTCCACCGGCACGCGGACGTCCTCGAAGAGCACCTCGGCGTGGCCGCCGTGGTCGCTGTCGTCGTAGCCGAAGACGTGCATGCCGCGCTTGACCGTCAGGCCCGGGGCGTCGCGGGGGACCAGGATCATGCTCTGCTGCTTGTGCGGCGCGGCCTCCGGGTCGGTCTTGCCCATGACGATGAAGATCTTGCACGCGGGGTTCATCGCGCCGGAGATGTACCACTTGCGGCCGTTGATCACGTACTCGTCGCCGTCGCGGCGGATGCTGGTCTCGATGTTGCGGGCGTCGGAGGAGGCGACGTCCGGCTCGGTCATCGCGAACGCGGAGCGGATCTCGCCGTTGAGCAACGGTTCCAGCCACTGCTTCTGCTGCTGCTCGTTGCCGAACATCGAGAGCACTTCCATGTTCCCGGTGTCCGGGGCCGCGCAGTTGACCGCGGTCGGGGCGAGCCGGATGCTGCGGCCGGTGATCTCCGCCAGCGGCGCGTACTGCAGGTTCGTCAGGCCCGCGCCGTGCTCGCCGGGGAGGAAGAAGTTCCACAGGCCGCGCTTGCGGGCCTCGGCCTTGAGCTCGTCCATGACCGGCGGGATGGCCCACGGGTCGTCGCGTTCGGCCAGCTGCCGCTCGAACACCGGCTCGGCGGGGTAGATGTGCGAGTCCATGAACTCGAGGAGCTTCCCGCGCAGCTCCTCGGTCTTCTCGTCGAACGCGAAGTCCATTTACTTCTCCTCTTTGAGAATCTCGTTGCCGTGCGTGATGAGCAGCGGGACGCCGGCCCCGACGCCCTCGAAGCCCGCTCCGACCGTCTGGCCCTTGCTGTGGCGGTAGTGGATGCCTTCCAGGATCACGGCGAGCTTGAAGAACGCGAAGCTGACGTACCAGTCGAGCTGCGCTACGTCCCGGCCCGAGCGTTCGGCGTAGCGGGCGACGACCTGGTCGGTGGTCGGGTAGCCCGGTGCCGAGCTGGCGTTGGACACGAACTGCAGCGACACCTTGTCGCGCTCGGCGTAGGCCACCAGCAGCGCGAGGTCGGTCAGCGGATCGCCCAGCGTCGACATCTCCCAGTCGAGCACCGCCGAGATGGTGTCGTTCTTGTCGACCAGGACGTTGTCGAGCCGGTAGTCGCCGTGGATGATCGACGGCTTGCCGGACACCGGGACGGTCGCGGCGAGCCGGTCGTGCAGCTCCTCGATGCCGTCCAGGTCGCGGCTGCGCGAGGCGTCGAGCTGCTTCTTCCAGCGTCGCAGCTGCCGTTCCAGGAAGCCCTCGGGACGGCCGAAGTCCCCGAGCCCGACGGCGGCCGGGTCGACGGCGTGCAGGTCGACGAGCGTGTCGACCAGCGCGTCGGCGATGACCCGGGTGCGGGCCTCGCCGAGCTCCGCGAGCTCCTCGGCACTGCGGTAGGGCGTACCCTCGACGAAGCTCATGACGTAGAACTGCGCGCCGACGACGTCGGCGTCCTCGCAGAGCAGGATCGCTTCGGGCACCGGCACGGCGGTGTCGCGCAGGCCGGAGATCACCCGGAACTCGCGGGTCATGTCGTGCGCGGTGGGCAGCACGTGCCCGAGCGGCGGGCGGCGCACCACCCAGCGCGACCGGCCGTCGCTCACCACGTAGGTGAGGTTCGACCGGCCGCCCTCGACGACGTCCGCGGTCAGGTCCCCGGCGACCAGGCCGGGCCGGTGCGCGTCCAGGTGGGCACGCAGGCGGTCCAGGTCGAGTCCTGGCGGGTTCATCCAGCCTCCTCAAGCATGTTGCGAGGGAGCATACCGACTAGTCGGTATGACGTACAGAGTGCACCGGGAAGCGTCACTTTCGCGGGGAAAGTGACGCTTCCCGGATGGCATCACGCCAGGAAACGCGTCACCCACTCGGCGACGCAAGCGGGCTTCGCCTCGCCGTCGATCTCGACGGTCCACTTCGACACCGCCTGCTTGCCGCCGGGGATGTCGGTGACCTCCACCAGCTCGGCCCCGGCGCGCACCTTCGAGCCGACCTTCACCGGCTGCGGGAAGCGGACCTTGTTGAGGCCGTAGTTGATGCCCATCTTGATGCCGTTGACCTTGTAGATCTTCGGGCCGAACGCCGAGAGGAGCGACAGCGTCAGGAAGCCGTGGGCGATGGTGCCGCCGAACGGGCCCGCGGTCGCCATCGGCTCGTCGACGTGGATCCACTGGTGGTCGTCGGTGGCGTCGGCGAACAGGTTCACCCGGTCCTGGGTGACCTTCAGCCACTCGCTGTACCCGAGGTGCTCGCCGACCGCGGCGGCGAAGGCGTCCAGGTTCTCGAATTCGCGCATCGGCCTCAGTCCTTCGGTCCGCCGGCGGCGTAGATGACCTGGCCGGAGATGAACCCGGCGCCCTCGCTGACCAGGAACGAGGCCAGGTTCGCGATGTCGTCGGGCGTGCCGACGCGCTGCACCGGGATCTGCGTCGCGGCCGCGGCCTTGAAGTCCTCGAAGCCCATGCCGAGGCGCTCGGCCGTCGCGGCGGTCATGTCGGTGGCGATGAACCCCGGCGCGATCGCGTTGGCGGTGACGTTGAACTTGCCCAGCTCGATGGCGAGGGTCTTGGTGAAGCCCTGCATGCCGGCCTTCGCGGCGGAGTAGTTGACCTGGCCGCGGTTGCCCAGCGCCGACGTGCTGGAGAGGTTGACGATCCGGCCGTACTTCTCCTGGGTCATGTACTTCTGCACCGCGCGAGTCATCAGGAACGAGCCCTTGAGGTGCACGCCGAGCACGGAGTCCCAGTCCTGCTCGGTCATCTTGAAGATCAGGTTGTCGCGGGTGATGCCGGCGTTGTTGATCAGCACGACGGGCGGGCCGAGCTCATCGGCGACGCGGGTGACGGCGGCCTCGACCTGTTCGGCGTCACTGACGTCCAGGGCGACCCCGACGGCCTTGCCGCCCTTGGCGACGATGGCTTCGGCACCCTGCTTGACGCCGGCCTCGTCCAAGTCCAGCAGCGCGACGGCGAAGCCGTCATCGGCCAGCCGCGCGGCAACGGCGGCACCGATGCCGCGGCCGGCACCGGTGACCACGGCGACACGGGAAGGGGAATCGGTCACGGAGGACCTCCTCGTCGTTGAGAAGCGGGTTCGCTTGAGCCTACTAAGCGGTTGGTCACCGAGCCTACGGCTTCGGCCCGGTTTTCCGGTGCCAACGTACGCAGGATTCCGCTCGGCCGCCCGGCCCGCGCGGGTTTGCCGAGGAAGCCCGGGGTGCGGCCCGGCGCCGGTGGCCAAGGTCACACGGCGCGCTCATTCCTCCAGCGCGGCGGCCGAGGCTGCCTTGCGCGTGCTCCTGGGCGACGTCGTCGGCCGAGAGACAGGAGAAGGTCGCGCCCGCCCATGCGCGCCGGGCGGTACCGCACCGCGTCCTGAACCAGGGGGTCGAGGTCCTCCTTCGTCAGGTGTCCGGCCGGCCTCGATGCTGCCTCGCACCTCTGCGAAAGGCTGGTCCGGTGCTTCCCCGATCACCTCGTCCGGGTGCCTCCCGAGGTGATGTCGGCCGGGGTCAGCGCCCGGTTCCACACCACGACGTCGTCGACGCCGCCGGGCCAGAAGTCGCTGTGCCGGCCGCCCGATACCGCGCGGCCGATCGCTAGTGGGCCGGGTGCCGCGTCGCCCGTGAGCTGGGTCCACGTCTTGGCCTGCGCCACGCCGTCGACGTACAGCACGTAGGTGCCGGCGTCGGCGTCGTGCACGCCGGTCAGGTGGTACCAGCGCCCGGCTTGCGGCGCCGCGTCCGACAGGGCTCTGCCCGAGCTGGTCGAGAACGCCAGGCGGTCGTCGGCGGCCGAATACTGGAGGTAGAACCCGCTGCTCGGGTCGCCGTCCTGGCTGACCGCGGTCGCCCACGAACCCGTGTGGTCCAGCCGGACCCACGCGCTGACCGAGTAGTTGCCGGTGGTGTCCAGGACGGGCCCGCTCGTCTGCGCGTACTGGCTCGACCCGTCGAGCTGCAGCGCCGTGCCGGTCACGCCGGGAACCCAGGCGGGGGAGCCGGTCAGGGTGGCGTCGTGGGACCCGGCGGTGTCGTGGGCGATCGCGCCGGCGCCCTCGTCGAGTCGCCAGGCGCCGACCGGGTCGTGCCGGCCGGCCGGGTGGGCGACCTGGACGTTCTGCCGCTGGTGCGTGGTTTTCGTGCCGCCGGCGGGGCCGCGGTAGGACGCTTTCGCGATCAGCGTCGCGGCGCTGCCCGGCTCGGCGCCCGCCGGGGCGGTCAGGGTGTAGCGCCACGTCCGGGCCTGGCCGGGCGGGATCGCGGCGGCGGGCGCGCCGGCGGGGGTGGCCGACCAGCCGTCCGGTAGGGCGAGGCTCACCCTCGGGGCGATGAGCGGGCTTCGGCTCGTGTTGGTCACCGTGACGTCGAGCGGTGTGCTGCGGTCGACCGTCACGACACCGTTGGCGTTGGCCGGCCCGACGGCGATCCGGGCGTCCGGGCTCGACGGCGTCCACGACTGGAACTCGGTGACGCCGACGAAGGCACCCGGCGGGTTGGTGAACACGAGCCGGACCTTGCTGGTGGTCAGCGTGGGGAACGTGATGCGGTTGACGCCGTTGCCGACCGGGCTCGCCGGCGCGCGGACCTGGCCGGGCACCTCCTGCCAGGCCGAGCCGGTCCAGTACTCGAGGCGGTAGGCGGCGGCCGGCTTGACCCCGCCGCCGTCGTCGTAGCCGTGCCAGCGGATGTCGGAAACCGGTGTGGGGGCGCCGAAGTCGACGCCGTAGAAGTCGCTGGCGTTCGGTGAGGCGTAGTTGGTCCAGCGGGTGTTTTCCGGCACCTCGTTGTACCAGACCTTGCCGTCGAGGGCGTTCCACGCGTTGTCGTAGGTCCAGGTGTAGGAGGTGATCGGCCGGGGGTAGCCCGTGCGCAGCGGGTTGGCGGCGTCGTTGACGAGGTCGTCGGACGGGGGGAGGAGGGGACGGCCGACGTCGATGGTGGTGTCGCGCAAGGTCGTGGAGTGCCGGACGAGCTTCCCGTCGAGGTAGAGGTTCATCCCGGCGCCCTGCCCGTAGTGCTGGCCGTCGCGGTCCCACAGCACGGTGACGTTGTGCCCGTGGTAGGGCACGTTCTCGGCGGCGAAATGGTCCCATGTGGACGGTGTGAGCGGCCGGATCGCCAAGGTGTCGCCGGTTTGCGGGCGGAGGCCGATCAGTCCGGAAAGGACGAGGTCGGTGTAGGTGGAGTGGTTGTAGTCCTCGCTGTGGCCGGCGCCGTCGTAGATCCACGCGTCGCGGTCCGGGTCGTGGGCCTCGGCGACGTACGGTTTGCCGTTCTTGGTCTGGGTCTTCGCGTACGTGGCCAGCGCCTTCGCGTAGTCGTCCCGGGAGATCGTGGCCTGCGCGGGGTAGTCGTCGAGCAGGTTCGCCATGCCGGTGAGGGTCTGCGAGGTGGCGAAGGGCCAGCTCGGTCCGTCCCAGCGGCAGCAGTTGCCGGCGTCCTTCATGAAGAACGGGCTGCGGCGCTCGGCGGTGGTCGGGCCGTAGGTGCTCGCGAACCCGCTGGGGTCGAGCAGCTGGGACCACGCCGTGCTGTCGGCCGGTTGGGCGGCGCCGAACATCCAGGGGAGGTAGCCGATCTGCTCGCGGCTGCCGGACAGCCGGTGGCTCGGGTTGTCGTCGCGGGCCATGGCGTAGTAGAAGCCGCGTTTCGGGTCCCACAGCCATTTCCGCAAGGCGGTCTTGAGCTGGGCGGCGCGCTGGGCGTACTCGGTGGCGAGCCGGTGGTCGCCGGTGGAGTCCGCGATCCTGCTGATCGCGACGGCGTCGCCGTACTGGTAGGAGTTGAGCGTCGGCCGGTACCCGGCACCGCCGTGGTACGGGTTGGGTGACTCGTAGGACGAGGCGGAGAACTCCATGGCGTCCCACACCGGGACCGACCAGTAGAGGCCCAGGTCGGGGTTGTACTGCTTGTCCCAGCCGCGGTACTGGCGCACGAGGGCCGGGAGCAGTTCGCGCAGCGGCGTGAAATCGCCGGTCACCTGGGCTTGGCCGTAGGCGGAGGTGGCGAGCCAGACGCTGTACTCGTGCGCCCAGTCGGTGGTGTCGGCGTTGACGTCCTCGGTGGCGGGCTTGGCGCCCGCGCCGGGGCCGGTGAGCCAGAACTTGAGGTAGTCCTGGCTGTAGCCGGGATCGCGCAGCCAGCGTCCCTCGGTCAGCTGGTGTCCGGCGGCGGCGTTGATCGCCTGGTAGGGCGCGGCGTACCCGCAGCAGTCGAGGAACTCCGTCGAGATCCAGCCGTCGGCGGGGTTGGTGTAGCGCAGGTGCTCCTTGAAGACGCGCCAGCGGTAGTAGTAGACGCTCTGCATCGTGGCGTCGGGCAGGTCCACGAACGGGATGTTCGTTTCGTACCAGGCAGGATCGGCGTAGCCGGCGAGGGCGGAGGCGTGGTCGAGGAAATGCGTCCCCGTCGCCGCCACCGGTGCCGGGCG
The window above is part of the Amycolatopsis camponoti genome. Proteins encoded here:
- a CDS encoding acyl-CoA dehydrogenase family protein produces the protein MTDLLYSDVEEDLRASVRDLLKAKATPEALLARVETAEGYDLKLWRTLADEVGVAGLAVPEELGGHGASAREVAVVAEELGRSVAPVPFLGSVVLATTALVRAGAGGFVRRLAAGSAIGALAVPLSTAPGAGFPSSVTVSADGKLSGRVGTVADASVADLLVVPAAGPDGPGLYVVEASAATVTELVSFDLTRRVADVVLDNAPAVLVASGPDAASALEEALLSGAGILASEQTGVAEWALTETVSYLKGRYQFGRPVGGFQSLKHRLANLYTDLVLARAAARYAADSLATGTDVPIAVAVAQARVSPIAVHATEEAIQLHGGIGMTWEHPAHLYLKRAKADELALGTPGKHRARLAELVNLPA
- a CDS encoding acyl-CoA dehydrogenase family protein, coding for MTVTAEDLTRQATEFLASHDPASTDRMDFLRARFDAGLAWIHFPAGLGGQNAPRALQSVVDAVFTEAGAPDNNPRRIGIGLGMAAPTILAFGTPEQHERFLRPLWTGEEVWCQLFSEPGAGSDLAALGTRAVRDGDDWIVTGQKVWTSGAHESQWAILVTRTDPDVPKHQGMTYFLCDMTAPGVEVRPLRQITGEAEFNEVFLTEVRIPDTQRLGAVGEGWKVAQTTLMNERVAIGGHVQPREGGLIGIVTKTWRERPELRTPELRDRLVQRWVEAETLRLAGTRLRQQLTAGAPGPEGSAMKVAFSELNQALTGLEVELLGEEGLAYDDWTFRRPAIVDFTGREAGYRYLRAKGNSIEGGTSEVLRNIIAERVLGLPSEPRVDKDVAWKDLPR
- a CDS encoding acyl-CoA dehydrogenase family protein, whose amino-acid sequence is MDFAFDEKTEELRGKLLEFMDSHIYPAEPVFERQLAERDDPWAIPPVMDELKAEARKRGLWNFFLPGEHGAGLTNLQYAPLAEITGRSIRLAPTAVNCAAPDTGNMEVLSMFGNEQQQKQWLEPLLNGEIRSAFAMTEPDVASSDARNIETSIRRDGDEYVINGRKWYISGAMNPACKIFIVMGKTDPEAAPHKQQSMILVPRDAPGLTVKRGMHVFGYDDSDHGGHAEVLFEDVRVPVENLIAGEGDGFAIAQARLGPGRIHHCMRAIGMAERALELMCRRAISREAFGKPIAQQGVVQDWIAESRVKIEQQRLLVLKTAWLMDTVGNQGAHTEIQAIKISTPITVEWILDKAVQVHGAGGVSQDFPLAAMWAGNRTLRLADGPDEVHKRSLARRELKKYLSEGAK
- a CDS encoding phosphotransferase family protein; this translates as MNPPGLDLDRLRAHLDAHRPGLVAGDLTADVVEGGRSNLTYVVSDGRSRWVVRRPPLGHVLPTAHDMTREFRVISGLRDTAVPVPEAILLCEDADVVGAQFYVMSFVEGTPYRSAEELAELGEARTRVIADALVDTLVDLHAVDPAAVGLGDFGRPEGFLERQLRRWKKQLDASRSRDLDGIEELHDRLAATVPVSGKPSIIHGDYRLDNVLVDKNDTISAVLDWEMSTLGDPLTDLALLVAYAERDKVSLQFVSNASSAPGYPTTDQVVARYAERSGRDVAQLDWYVSFAFFKLAVILEGIHYRHSKGQTVGAGFEGVGAGVPLLITHGNEILKEEK
- a CDS encoding MaoC family dehydratase — protein: MREFENLDAFAAAVGEHLGYSEWLKVTQDRVNLFADATDDHQWIHVDEPMATAGPFGGTIAHGFLTLSLLSAFGPKIYKVNGIKMGINYGLNKVRFPQPVKVGSKVRAGAELVEVTDIPGGKQAVSKWTVEIDGEAKPACVAEWVTRFLA
- the fabG gene encoding 3-oxoacyl-ACP reductase FabG → MTDSPSRVAVVTGAGRGIGAAVAARLADDGFAVALLDLDEAGVKQGAEAIVAKGGKAVGVALDVSDAEQVEAAVTRVADELGPPVVLINNAGITRDNLIFKMTEQDWDSVLGVHLKGSFLMTRAVQKYMTQEKYGRIVNLSSTSALGNRGQVNYSAAKAGMQGFTKTLAIELGKFNVTANAIAPGFIATDMTAATAERLGMGFEDFKAAAATQIPVQRVGTPDDIANLASFLVSEGAGFISGQVIYAAGGPKD
- a CDS encoding MGH1-like glycoside hydrolase domain-containing protein — protein: MRRQLSWRRNRRGPGAIGWLATACLAAQVALSGVAGAAPGDRPAPVAATGTHFLDHASALAGYADPAWYETNIPFVDLPDATMQSVYYYRWRVFKEHLRYTNPADGWISTEFLDCCGYAAPYQAINAAAGHQLTEGRWLRDPGYSQDYLKFWLTGPGAGAKPATEDVNADTTDWAHEYSVWLATSAYGQAQVTGDFTPLRELLPALVRQYRGWDKQYNPDLGLYWSVPVWDAMEFSASSYESPNPYHGGAGYRPTLNSYQYGDAVAISRIADSTGDHRLATEYAQRAAQLKTALRKWLWDPKRGFYYAMARDDNPSHRLSGSREQIGYLPWMFGAAQPADSTAWSQLLDPSGFASTYGPTTAERRSPFFMKDAGNCCRWDGPSWPFATSQTLTGMANLLDDYPAQATISRDDYAKALATYAKTQTKNGKPYVAEAHDPDRDAWIYDGAGHSEDYNHSTYTDLVLSGLIGLRPQTGDTLAIRPLTPSTWDHFAAENVPYHGHNVTVLWDRDGQHYGQGAGMNLYLDGKLVRHSTTLRDTTIDVGRPLLPPSDDLVNDAANPLRTGYPRPITSYTWTYDNAWNALDGKVWYNEVPENTRWTNYASPNASDFYGVDFGAPTPVSDIRWHGYDDGGGVKPAAAYRLEYWTGSAWQEVPGQVRAPASPVGNGVNRITFPTLTTSKVRLVFTNPPGAFVGVTEFQSWTPSSPDARIAVGPANANGVVTVDRSTPLDVTVTNTSRSPLIAPRVSLALPDGWSATPAGAPAAAIPPGQARTWRYTLTAPAGAEPGSAATLIAKASYRGPAGGTKTTHQRQNVQVAHPAGRHDPVGAWRLDEGAGAIAHDTAGSHDATLTGSPAWVPGVTGTALQLDGSSQYAQTSGPVLDTTGNYSVSAWVRLDHTGSWATAVSQDGDPSSGFYLQYSAADDRLAFSTSSGRALSDAAPQAGRWYHLTGVHDADAGTYVLYVDGVAQAKTWTQLTGDAAPGPLAIGRAVSGGRHSDFWPGGVDDVVVWNRALTPADITSGGTRTR